Proteins encoded together in one Urocitellus parryii isolate mUroPar1 chromosome 3, mUroPar1.hap1, whole genome shotgun sequence window:
- the Znf414 gene encoding zinc finger protein 414 isoform X3 — translation MEEEPSVPGPDLLATAEPNSSATDQEVVSPVVAEATTSSSMEEEPDPNGTATPPVWERGGFGGTQQGASPAPDSCQTGPGPSPVSGTNEDLRPPRRRPPPGKQIPCSSPGCCLNFPSVRDLAQHLRTHCPPTQSLEGKLFLCSALSCTESFPSMQELVAHGKLHYKPNRYFKCENCLLRFRTHRSLFKHLHVCAEHAQSPAPPPPPALDKEPPAPERPPESDPSSAPGLQFPLLEPFTTPPSASTGPFLPYLNPAPFGLSPPRLRPFLAAAPGPPTSSTAVWKKSQGAGGSPRRPQGGSDAPSGHAAPSRIVWEHTRGRYSCMQCTFSTASRPAMTLHLQDHRTSGPAAPAPGPPRPDAPAAPTLCAGL, via the exons ATG GAGGAGGAACCGTCCGTGCCCGGCCCAGACTTGTTAGCCACTGCAGAGCCCAACTCCAGTGCGACCGACCAGGAGGTGGTGTCCCCAGTTGTGGCTGAGGCAACCACTTCTTCCTCCATGGAGGAGGAGCCAGACCCTAATGGGACAGCCACACCCCCAGTTTGGGAACGTGGAGGGTTTGGAGGTACACAGCAGGGtgcctccccagccccagacagcTGCCAGACAGGCCCTGGACCCAGCCCTGTTTCGGGGACCAATGAGGACCTGCGGCCTCCCAGGCGACGCCCACCACCAG GGAAACAAATACCCTGCTCTAGCCCTGGCTGCTGCCTCAATTTCCCCAGTGTTCGCGACCTGGCACAGCATCTTCGTACCCACTGCCCGCCCACACAGTCCCTAGAAG GCAAGCTCTTCCTCTGCTCAGCCCTCAGCTGCACCGAGAGCTTCCCCAGCATGCAGGAGCTGGTGGCGCACGGCAAGCTGCATTACAAGCCTAATCGCTACTTCAA GTGTGAGAACTGCCTCCTTCGCTTCCGCACCCACCGCTCGCTCTTCAAGCATCTGCATGTTTGTGCAGAGCATgctcagagcccagccccaccaccaccccctgcccTGGACAAAGAGCCACCTGCGCCCGAGCGTCCCCCGGAGTCCGACCCTTCTTCTGCGCCGGGCTTGCAATTTCCGCTGCTCGAGCCCTTCACAACCCCACCCTCTGCCTCCACTGGACCCTTTCTACCGTACTTGAACCCCGCGCCTTTTGGCCTAAGTCCTCCACGCCTGCGCCCCTTCCTGGCTGCTGCTCCAGGGCCACCAACTTCCAGCACAGCTGTCTGGAAAAAGAGCCAAG GTGCGGGCGGTAGCCCCCGAAGACCTCAGGGTGGCTCCGATGCGCCCTCAG GGCATGCGGCCCCGAGCCGCATCGTGTGGGAGCACACGCGTGGCCGCTACTCGTGCATGCAGTGCACCTTCTCCACGGCCTCGCGGCCCGCCATGACACTGCATCTGCAGGATCACCGCACCAGCGGCCCCGCAGCCCCTGCGCCTGGGCCGCCACGCCCCGACGCCCCGGCGG CCCCTACCTTGTGTGCTGGCCTGTAG
- the Znf414 gene encoding zinc finger protein 414 isoform X1: protein MEEEPSVPGPDLLATAEPNSSATDQEVVSPVVAEATTSSSMEEEPDPNGTATPPVWERGGFGGTQQGASPAPDSCQTGPGPSPVSGTNEDLRPPRRRPPPGKQIPCSSPGCCLNFPSVRDLAQHLRTHCPPTQSLEGKLFLCSALSCTESFPSMQELVAHGKLHYKPNRYFKCENCLLRFRTHRSLFKHLHVCAEHAQSPAPPPPPALDKEPPAPERPPESDPSSAPGLQFPLLEPFTTPPSASTGPFLPYLNPAPFGLSPPRLRPFLAAAPGPPTSSTAVWKKSQGAGGSPRRPQGGSDAPSGHAAPSRIVWEHTRGRYSCMQCTFSTASRPAMTLHLQDHRTSGPAAPAPGPPRPDAPAGKAEEYASGEGGEPEAKGEAKAQALPPLPLPDPTPLASKVSPLLSEGELPVFSPL from the exons ATG GAGGAGGAACCGTCCGTGCCCGGCCCAGACTTGTTAGCCACTGCAGAGCCCAACTCCAGTGCGACCGACCAGGAGGTGGTGTCCCCAGTTGTGGCTGAGGCAACCACTTCTTCCTCCATGGAGGAGGAGCCAGACCCTAATGGGACAGCCACACCCCCAGTTTGGGAACGTGGAGGGTTTGGAGGTACACAGCAGGGtgcctccccagccccagacagcTGCCAGACAGGCCCTGGACCCAGCCCTGTTTCGGGGACCAATGAGGACCTGCGGCCTCCCAGGCGACGCCCACCACCAG GGAAACAAATACCCTGCTCTAGCCCTGGCTGCTGCCTCAATTTCCCCAGTGTTCGCGACCTGGCACAGCATCTTCGTACCCACTGCCCGCCCACACAGTCCCTAGAAG GCAAGCTCTTCCTCTGCTCAGCCCTCAGCTGCACCGAGAGCTTCCCCAGCATGCAGGAGCTGGTGGCGCACGGCAAGCTGCATTACAAGCCTAATCGCTACTTCAA GTGTGAGAACTGCCTCCTTCGCTTCCGCACCCACCGCTCGCTCTTCAAGCATCTGCATGTTTGTGCAGAGCATgctcagagcccagccccaccaccaccccctgcccTGGACAAAGAGCCACCTGCGCCCGAGCGTCCCCCGGAGTCCGACCCTTCTTCTGCGCCGGGCTTGCAATTTCCGCTGCTCGAGCCCTTCACAACCCCACCCTCTGCCTCCACTGGACCCTTTCTACCGTACTTGAACCCCGCGCCTTTTGGCCTAAGTCCTCCACGCCTGCGCCCCTTCCTGGCTGCTGCTCCAGGGCCACCAACTTCCAGCACAGCTGTCTGGAAAAAGAGCCAAG GTGCGGGCGGTAGCCCCCGAAGACCTCAGGGTGGCTCCGATGCGCCCTCAG GGCATGCGGCCCCGAGCCGCATCGTGTGGGAGCACACGCGTGGCCGCTACTCGTGCATGCAGTGCACCTTCTCCACGGCCTCGCGGCCCGCCATGACACTGCATCTGCAGGATCACCGCACCAGCGGCCCCGCAGCCCCTGCGCCTGGGCCGCCACGCCCCGACGCCCCGGCGGGTAAGGCGGAGGAATACGCGAGTGGAGAGGGCGGGGAACCAGAGGCTAAGGGCGAGGCCAAGGCTCAGGcgctccctcctctgcctctacCAGACCCGACCCCGCTTGCATCTAAAGTGTCACCGCTGCTGTCAGAGGGGGAACTTCCGGTTTTCTCACCTCTTTGA
- the Znf414 gene encoding zinc finger protein 414 isoform X2 encodes MEEEPSVPGPDLLATAEPNSSATDQEVVSPVVAEATTSSSMEEEPDPNGTATPPVWERGGFGGTQQGASPAPDSCQTGPGPSPVSGTNEDLRPPRRRPPPGKQIPCSSPGCCLNFPSVRDLAQHLRTHCPPTQSLEGKLFLCSALSCTESFPSMQELVAHGKLHYKPNRYFKCENCLLRFRTHRSLFKHLHVCAEHAQSPAPPPPPALDKEPPAPERPPESDPSSAPGLQFPLLEPFTTPPSASTGPFLPYLNPAPFGLSPPRLRPFLAAAPGPPTSSTAVWKKSQGAGGSPRRPQGGSDAPSGHAAPSRIVWEHTRGRYSCMQCTFSTASRPAMTLHLQDHRTSGPAAPAPGPPRPDAPADPTPLASKVSPLLSEGELPVFSPL; translated from the exons ATG GAGGAGGAACCGTCCGTGCCCGGCCCAGACTTGTTAGCCACTGCAGAGCCCAACTCCAGTGCGACCGACCAGGAGGTGGTGTCCCCAGTTGTGGCTGAGGCAACCACTTCTTCCTCCATGGAGGAGGAGCCAGACCCTAATGGGACAGCCACACCCCCAGTTTGGGAACGTGGAGGGTTTGGAGGTACACAGCAGGGtgcctccccagccccagacagcTGCCAGACAGGCCCTGGACCCAGCCCTGTTTCGGGGACCAATGAGGACCTGCGGCCTCCCAGGCGACGCCCACCACCAG GGAAACAAATACCCTGCTCTAGCCCTGGCTGCTGCCTCAATTTCCCCAGTGTTCGCGACCTGGCACAGCATCTTCGTACCCACTGCCCGCCCACACAGTCCCTAGAAG GCAAGCTCTTCCTCTGCTCAGCCCTCAGCTGCACCGAGAGCTTCCCCAGCATGCAGGAGCTGGTGGCGCACGGCAAGCTGCATTACAAGCCTAATCGCTACTTCAA GTGTGAGAACTGCCTCCTTCGCTTCCGCACCCACCGCTCGCTCTTCAAGCATCTGCATGTTTGTGCAGAGCATgctcagagcccagccccaccaccaccccctgcccTGGACAAAGAGCCACCTGCGCCCGAGCGTCCCCCGGAGTCCGACCCTTCTTCTGCGCCGGGCTTGCAATTTCCGCTGCTCGAGCCCTTCACAACCCCACCCTCTGCCTCCACTGGACCCTTTCTACCGTACTTGAACCCCGCGCCTTTTGGCCTAAGTCCTCCACGCCTGCGCCCCTTCCTGGCTGCTGCTCCAGGGCCACCAACTTCCAGCACAGCTGTCTGGAAAAAGAGCCAAG GTGCGGGCGGTAGCCCCCGAAGACCTCAGGGTGGCTCCGATGCGCCCTCAG GGCATGCGGCCCCGAGCCGCATCGTGTGGGAGCACACGCGTGGCCGCTACTCGTGCATGCAGTGCACCTTCTCCACGGCCTCGCGGCCCGCCATGACACTGCATCTGCAGGATCACCGCACCAGCGGCCCCGCAGCCCCTGCGCCTGGGCCGCCACGCCCCGACGCCCCGGCGG ACCCGACCCCGCTTGCATCTAAAGTGTCACCGCTGCTGTCAGAGGGGGAACTTCCGGTTTTCTCACCTCTTTGA
- the Pram1 gene encoding PML-RARA-regulated adapter molecule 1, translating into MGSHKDFRSLQAKFQASQSEPNELPKKPPKPEFNKLLNKFPQPELSEQPPKPLQPDVSEAPQKINTASLRPPQPQFADLPKKPLKPEFTHLPKKPQQPEFTDLPKKPQQTEFTDLPNKASKPEFTDLPKKFPQLESTPFLRKPLQPEVSEAPQKIWQSEPSTLVQKPPQPELSNPAKSPAEPKLSTFPKKPPQPEFKFSVHPRKPQQPQAGSFPRKSLPQQPEFSEPDLNTSPKKPPQPQTSDLHKFLTQPELREVLQKTPLEKSELSKPHPHYLQPGLSAFPKKPPQLQPSDLPKKVLQPEFSDLTRTSSEPEVFVLPKKPRQLEFKALSKMTPKAELGSLPRTSSEPEFSSLPRKFQQPERQGPPRKFSQPEPNDLPKKHLQPKFFRDLSRKPPLLGSVSESSLPSATLGSSPRYPLSPGFGATGATRWRSEDFKAHNPPQRRPLPPASILGPPPAKPPLPPVPMDIQSFRRSSAASTALRRTRSSAGTHFLAQQPKDFPWDPDETYELYDNVEPTEDSGPSPRGRDEVVCAQQATRRHSQDPELRKEKAPQTQQLPPTDPKLLKQIRKAEKAEREFRKKFKFEGEIVVHTRMMIDPNAKTRRGGGKHLGIRRGEILEVIEFTSKEEMLCRDPKGKYGYVPRTALLPLETEVYDDASFWDPLESQPFPQGQ; encoded by the exons ATG GGGAGCCATAAGGATTTCCGGAGCCTCCAAGCCAAGTTCCAGGCCTCTCAATCAGAGCCTAATGAACTTCCTAAAAAGCCCCCAAAGCCAGAGTTCAACAAACTGCTGAATAAGTTTCCACAACCTGAGCTAAGTGAGCAGCCCCCAAAGCCCTTGCAGCCTGATGTCAGTGAAGCCCCTCAGAAGATCAATACAGCGTCCTTGAGGCCTCCGCAGCCCCAATTTGCTGATCTTCCCAAGAAGCCCTTGAAGCCTGAGTTTACTCATCTCCCCAAGAAGCCCCAACAGCCGGAGTTCACTGATCTCCCCAAGAAACCCCAGCAAACTGAGTTTACTGATCTCCCCAATAAGGCCTCCAAACCTGAATTCACTGATCTCCCCAAGAAGTTCCCACAACTTGAGTCCACTCCATTTCTCAGGAAGCCCCTACAGCCCGAGGTCAGTGAGGCTCCTCAGAAGATCTGGCAGTCAGAGCCCAGCACACTTGTCCAGAAGCCCCCACAACCAGAGCTCAGCAACCCCGCCAAGTCCCCTGCAGAACCCAAACTCAGCACATTTCCCAAGAAGCCCCCACAGCCTGAGTTCAAATTCAGTGTGCACCCCAGGAAGCCCCAACAGCCTCAGGCTGGTAGCTTCCCAAGGAAGTCCCTACCACAACAGCCTGAATTCTCTGAA CCTGACCTCAATACCTCACCAAAGAAGCCCCCACAGCCTCAGACTAGTGACCTCCATAAATTCTTAACACAGCCTGAGCTTAGAGAGGTCCTTCAAAAGACCCCCCTGGAGAAGTCTGAGCTCAGCAAACCACATCCCCACTACCTGCAGCCAGGCCTCAGTGCATTTCCCAAGAAGCCCCCACAGCTTCAGCCAAGTGACCTCCCCAAGAAGGTCCTGCAGCCTGAATTCAGTGACCTTACCAGGACTTCCTCAGAACCTGAAGTATTTGTGCTTCCCAAGAAGCCAAGGCAGCTTGAGTTCAAAGCACTTTCCAAGATGACCCCAAAGGCAGAGCTCGGCAGTCTCCCCAGGACCTCCTCAGAACCAGAGTTCAGCTCATTGCCCAGGAAGTTTCAGCAGCCTGAGCGCCAAGGGCCACCTCGCAAGTTCTCCCAGCCTGAGCCCAATGATCTGCCCAAGAAGCACCTACAGCCTAAATTCTTCAGGGATCTTTCCAGAAAGCCCCCACTCCTGGGCTCAGTTTCTGAGAGCTCACTGCCCTCTGCCACCTTGGGCTCCAGCCCCCGGTACCCACTCAGCCCTGGATTTGGAGCCACTGGGGCAACCCGCTGGAGGTCAGAAGACTTCAAAGCTCACAACCCACCCCAGCGGAGGCCACTGCCCCCAGCCAGCATCCTGGGACCACCTCCAGCCAAACCCCCACTGCCCCCAGTCCCCATGGATATTCAGAGCTTTCGGAGATCCTCAGCAGCATCCACAG CTCTGCGGAGGACTCGCTCATCTGCTGGGACCCACTTCCTGGCCCAACAACCTAAAGACTTCCCATG GGACCCGGACGAGACTTATGAGCTATATGACAACGTAGAGCCCACGGAGGACTcaggccccagccccagaggcagAG ATGAAGTGGTATGTGCTCAGCAAGCCACCAGGAGGCACTCACAGGACCCAGAGCTCAG gaaggagaaggcCCCACAGACACAGCAGTTGCCACCTACGGATCCAAAGCTGCTAAAGCAGATCAGGAAAGCAGAGAAAGCTGAGAGGGAGTTCCGGAAGAAGTTCAAG TTTGAAGGGGAGATTGTGGTTCACACAAGGATGATGATTGACCCCAATGCCAAGACCCGTCGTGGAGGTGGCAAACACCTGGGAATCCGGCGTGGAGAAATTCTGGAGGTGATCGAGTTCACCAGCAAGGAGGAGATGCTGTGTCGGGACCCCAAGGGCAAGT ATGGCTATGTGCCCAGAACAGCTCTTCTGCCACT GGAAACAGAGGTGTATGATGACGCCAGCTTCTGGG ACCCTTTGGAGAGTCAACCATTTCCACAAGGACAGTAG